The DNA segment TGATGGTGCTGTGGGGTGCCTATGAGAGCGTCGCTACGGTCTTCAATGCGGCCGATGCATCCATGGGTCTTATGGCGACGATCAACCTGATCGCTATCGTTCTGCTCTCGGGAACAGTGGTGAAGCTGACACAGGACTATCTCAAGCAGCGCAAGGCGGGCGAACTCCCCGTCTTCCATGCTGCCGATTATCCAGAACTTGCCGGCAAGATCGATCATACGATCTGGCATGAAAAGAACGGCTAGCAGCAACAGTCTCAAGCCCCTGCGGGGGCTGGAACCCGAGCCTTACAAAAAAGAAAAAGCCCGGCGCGATGGCCGGGCTTTTTGCTTTGAACTTTCGAAGCGGCTTAGATGCCGAGACCTTCGTAGCGCTTCTTGAAGCGCGACACGCGGCCACCGCGGTCGATCAGGGTCTGGTTGCCACCGGTCCATGCGGGATGCGTGGAGGAGTCGATGTCGAGCTGAAGGGTGTCGCCTTCCTTGCCCCAAGTGGAGCGGGTCTCGTACTCGGTGCCGTCCGTCATGACGACCTTGATGGTGTGATAGTCGGGATGGATATCGGCTTTCATCGCTCGGTCCTAAAATTCCTGTTGGTCACTTCGCGCCGGCTGCCGATGCGGCAAAGTCGCCCACGCTCAAAAACTTGAAGCCGCGGCCAATGAGGGCTACGGCTTGCCTGAGGTTGGCGTGCCTATACATCACGCGCAGTTCAGACACAAGGGGGCTTGGGCAGTTGGTGCTGCTTCAGCCTTCAGGCGGGCAGGGCATAATGCAGGTTGACGAGAAGAATGAAGGCAGATCGCGGCGCTCGCTGGGACCGTTGCGCCGGCTTGTGCCTTATGTCATGCGTTATCCCGGCCTGCTGGTGGGAGCGTGCATCTTTCTGCTGATGGCCGCGGGTGCCACGCTGACATTGCCGCTGGCCGTGAGGCGGATGATCGACCACGGATTCACCGAATCCGACAGTGCCTTCATCGCCAGCTATTTCTCCATGCTGATCGTGGTGGCGGCAGTGCTCGCCGTTGCTTCCGCCGGGCGCTACCTCTTTGTCATCACGCTTGGCGAACGTGTCGTTGCAGATCTGCGCGAGGACGTGTTCGCACATGTCATGAAGCTGTCGCCGGGCTTTTTCGATCGCGAGCAATCCGGTGAGATCGTTTCGCGATTGACTGCCGATGCCACCCAGATCAAATCCGCCGTGGGGGCATCCGCCTCGGTTGCCTTGCGCAACACGCTCATGGGGGCAGGCTCCGTGGCGATGATGGTGCTTACCAGTCCCAAGCTTTCACTTCTGGTGGTGGTGGCGATACCGTTCATCGTGCTTCCGCTCATGGCGTTCGGGCGCTCCGTTCGCCGCCGCTCCCGCATCGCACAGGACACGCTCGCCGAGGCTACGGCTTTCGCAGGAGAGCAGATTGGTGCAGTACGGGTGGTGCAGGCATTCACGGGTGAGAAACGCGCTGCAGGACGATTTTCCACCGCCGTCGAGGCGGCCTATCAAGCAGCACGCAAATCCATCCTCGCGCGATCCGTCCTGACCTTCTTTGCAATCTTCACCACTTTCACCTCTGTCGTGGCAGTGCTTTGGGTCGGTTCTCATGCTGTCCTCTCGGGCGAGATGAGCGGCGGGACGCTCGGTCAGTTCCTGCTTTATGCGGTGCTTGCCGCCGGCGCCCTGGGCGCCTTGTCGGAAGTCTGGGGTGAGCTTTCGCAGGCCGCCGGTGCGGCTGAACGCATGGGTGAGTTGCTGGATGAGAAACCTTCTGTCGCAGCTCCCCTGAAACCGGAGGTGCTGCCCTCGCCGACGCGCGGCGAAATCAACTTCGAAAATGTCGGTTTTGCGTATCC comes from the Nitratireductor basaltis genome and includes:
- a CDS encoding ABC transporter transmembrane domain-containing protein, with product MQVDEKNEGRSRRSLGPLRRLVPYVMRYPGLLVGACIFLLMAAGATLTLPLAVRRMIDHGFTESDSAFIASYFSMLIVVAAVLAVASAGRYLFVITLGERVVADLREDVFAHVMKLSPGFFDREQSGEIVSRLTADATQIKSAVGASASVALRNTLMGAGSVAMMVLTSPKLSLLVVVAIPFIVLPLMAFGRSVRRRSRIAQDTLAEATAFAGEQIGAVRVVQAFTGEKRAAGRFSTAVEAAYQAARKSILARSVLTFFAIFTTFTSVVAVLWVGSHAVLSGEMSGGTLGQFLLYAVLAAGALGALSEVWGELSQAAGAAERMGELLDEKPSVAAPLKPEVLPSPTRGEINFENVGFAYPSRKGTAALHGLNLSVKPGETVAIVGPSGAGKSTLFGLLLRYYDVTAGKITVDDVDIRTVDPEALRERLAIVPQDVTVFSGSAADNIAFGKPDATAAEIEAAAKAALADEFVSALEQGYETPVGERGVTLSGGQRQRLAIARALLRDAPILLLDEATSALDAHSEALVQKALERLMEGRTTLVIAHRLATILKADRILVMEEGRIVEEGTHEELVARGGAYARLASLQFDSGSNAFKSSAAV
- the rpmE gene encoding 50S ribosomal protein L31, whose protein sequence is MKADIHPDYHTIKVVMTDGTEYETRSTWGKEGDTLQLDIDSSTHPAWTGGNQTLIDRGGRVSRFKKRYEGLGI